A part of Myxococcus landrumus genomic DNA contains:
- a CDS encoding lysophospholipid acyltransferase family protein — protein sequence MKYLVTVWFWLVFLLTAPLLFTLGALLLLVTFPVDRDRRMLHWLVCHWCHGLWLHLSPGWRTRFEGRELLPPGPCVLVVNHQSAMDILAVMGLYHPYKFVAKASLFSLPLVGWMMTLLAYVPIVRGSTTAMHQLLDPCRRWLRRGMPILIFPEGTYAQPGQRLPFKRGAFQLAVEEHVPVVPIVVEGTTDLLLGDGPWMNPKASMRVRVLPPLPPESLGQDSVVLAERVRALYEQTLSAHG from the coding sequence ATGAAGTACCTCGTCACCGTCTGGTTCTGGCTCGTCTTCCTGCTCACCGCGCCCCTCCTGTTCACGCTGGGGGCGCTGCTGCTGCTCGTCACCTTTCCGGTCGACCGGGACCGCCGGATGCTCCACTGGCTGGTGTGCCACTGGTGTCATGGGCTGTGGTTGCACCTGTCACCCGGTTGGCGCACGCGCTTCGAGGGCCGGGAGCTGCTTCCCCCTGGGCCGTGTGTCCTGGTGGTCAACCACCAATCCGCCATGGACATCCTCGCGGTGATGGGGCTGTACCACCCGTACAAGTTCGTGGCGAAGGCGTCGTTGTTCTCCCTGCCACTCGTGGGTTGGATGATGACGCTGCTGGCCTATGTGCCCATCGTCCGAGGCTCCACCACCGCCATGCACCAACTGCTGGACCCCTGCCGGCGATGGCTCCGCCGAGGCATGCCCATCCTCATCTTCCCGGAGGGCACCTACGCGCAGCCCGGTCAGCGGTTGCCCTTCAAGCGCGGCGCCTTCCAGCTCGCGGTGGAGGAACACGTCCCCGTGGTGCCCATCGTGGTGGAGGGAACGACGGACCTGTTGTTGGGGGACGGCCCGTGGATGAACCCCAAGGCCTCCATGCGCGTGCGCGTGTTGCCGCCGCTGCCTCCGGAGTCGCTGGGGCAGGACTCCGTGGTGCTCGCGGAGCGGGTGCGCGCGCTGTACGAACAGACCTTGTCTGCCCACGGTTGA
- a CDS encoding PAN domain-containing protein, producing MRRLRGILMGCGGTLLLAACGGSGPSGEPDGEVGTRTLPIVAEQPGGVAEAVWRWYDDPDIAKSSYASPVWFDLGGGFIHCSAAMIGPNFMLTAAHCGGLPELTLSFLTYAEDNNTAKRFEDFNCKLLYNTWHSSDLSLYFCPPNASGVSPGDKYGYLDFETSALSVGQPVYSIWGNPLDTPTPSQYDVRFLSKGTITSTTSMGTFTTDPAFVQVNPSTGLPDYTTSHERPIGISTNLWSNYGASGSSQLSATTHKIVVGPLSTATPDGRGRNALSIAQYLLDGTVDGRDPVRLNTAYIASLGMTPTNYVGLMDKDGDKLIDLQEDIERQRGESTRDWYVLDFDSERRNALWTLNTAPFASVSFNTTDRTAQLIKTQPSSTDQVMMVHSRLNLTPGTYRLSLQMDTVTADSSQALWLGMSWVNPGTGQGQIQGRWLWSPPGSGWGMHTVEVTLPTAQAAQLMVMGASSRFNVRLAAINVVKSGAVMNMDTADLRFHWRNDVTGGRGRVVPRGVNSATQTDWALRVRFDVTSPSGWPIRNRQFALLGAGRYRLCFDHKKETPVVSGVMRVVSLGEERVRHNIPAGTAWSRTCTPSFRPKTDDNNVQFGVTSGTGSYLVDNIAIVDEPRFVNEPGIDRPGQDIRSFDLFVADPVLCEDACANENGCVAYTYVEPGHQGVNARCWLKSAVPATAYSTSWCHTGYRLP from the coding sequence ATGCGAAGACTGCGTGGCATTCTGATGGGTTGTGGGGGCACGCTGTTGTTGGCGGCTTGTGGAGGCAGCGGTCCATCGGGGGAACCCGACGGTGAGGTTGGAACGCGGACGCTCCCGATTGTCGCCGAGCAGCCGGGGGGCGTCGCCGAGGCCGTCTGGCGTTGGTACGACGACCCGGACATCGCGAAGTCCAGCTACGCGAGTCCCGTCTGGTTCGACCTGGGAGGAGGCTTCATCCATTGCTCCGCGGCGATGATTGGCCCCAACTTCATGCTCACCGCGGCCCATTGCGGCGGGTTGCCCGAGCTGACGCTGAGCTTCCTGACGTACGCCGAGGACAACAACACGGCCAAGCGCTTCGAGGACTTCAACTGCAAGCTGCTGTACAACACCTGGCACAGCTCAGACCTGTCACTCTACTTCTGTCCCCCGAATGCCTCGGGAGTCAGTCCGGGTGACAAGTACGGCTACCTCGACTTCGAAACCAGCGCGCTGAGCGTGGGCCAGCCGGTCTACAGCATCTGGGGCAACCCGCTGGATACGCCGACCCCGTCTCAGTACGACGTCCGCTTCCTGTCGAAGGGGACCATCACCTCGACGACCAGCATGGGGACCTTCACGACGGACCCGGCCTTCGTCCAGGTGAATCCCTCGACGGGGCTGCCGGACTACACCACCAGCCATGAGCGCCCCATCGGCATCAGCACGAACTTGTGGAGCAACTATGGCGCAAGTGGTTCCTCGCAGCTCAGCGCGACCACCCACAAAATCGTCGTGGGTCCGCTGTCCACCGCCACCCCCGATGGACGGGGTCGCAATGCGCTCTCCATCGCGCAGTACCTGTTGGATGGCACCGTCGACGGCCGGGACCCGGTGAGGCTCAACACCGCGTACATCGCCTCGCTGGGCATGACGCCGACGAACTACGTGGGACTCATGGACAAGGACGGGGACAAGCTCATCGACCTGCAGGAGGACATCGAGCGCCAGCGTGGAGAGAGCACCCGCGACTGGTATGTGCTCGACTTCGACAGCGAGCGGCGCAACGCGCTGTGGACGCTGAACACGGCGCCCTTCGCCTCGGTGTCCTTCAACACCACGGACCGCACGGCCCAGCTCATCAAGACGCAGCCCTCGTCGACTGACCAGGTGATGATGGTCCACTCGCGCCTGAACCTCACGCCCGGCACGTACAGGCTCTCGCTCCAGATGGACACGGTGACCGCCGATTCCTCGCAGGCCCTGTGGCTGGGGATGTCCTGGGTCAATCCGGGGACAGGGCAGGGGCAGATTCAGGGCCGGTGGCTCTGGAGTCCTCCGGGGTCGGGGTGGGGAATGCATACGGTGGAAGTGACACTGCCGACCGCCCAAGCCGCCCAATTGATGGTGATGGGCGCGAGCAGCCGGTTCAATGTCCGGCTGGCCGCCATCAATGTCGTGAAGTCCGGCGCGGTGATGAACATGGACACCGCGGACCTGCGGTTCCACTGGCGCAACGATGTCACCGGGGGGCGAGGGCGCGTCGTGCCTCGCGGCGTCAACTCCGCCACCCAGACGGACTGGGCGCTGCGCGTGAGGTTCGATGTGACCAGCCCCTCGGGCTGGCCCATCCGCAACAGGCAGTTCGCGCTCCTGGGGGCTGGCCGCTACCGCCTCTGCTTCGACCACAAGAAGGAGACGCCGGTCGTGAGCGGTGTCATGCGGGTGGTGTCCCTTGGCGAGGAGCGCGTGCGGCACAACATCCCCGCGGGAACCGCGTGGAGCCGGACGTGTACGCCCAGCTTCAGGCCGAAGACCGACGACAACAACGTCCAGTTCGGCGTCACCTCGGGAACGGGGTCCTATCTGGTGGACAACATCGCCATCGTCGATGAGCCACGATTCGTCAACGAGCCGGGCATCGACCGGCCGGGCCAGGACATCCGCAGCTTCGACCTCTTCGTTGCGGACCCGGTCCTGTGTGAGGACGCCTGCGCGAACGAGAATGGCTGCGTCGCCTATACCTATGTGGAGCCGGGTCACCAGGGCGTGAATGCGCGGTGCTGGCTCAAGAGCGCGGTGCCCGCGACGGCCTATTCGACCAGTTGGTGCCATACGGGCTATCGCCTGCCCTAG
- the zwf gene encoding glucose-6-phosphate dehydrogenase yields the protein MDAQGLHIETHPREGDPLLRAARPDPCTVVLFGATGDLAQRKLFPALFELARANLLPDHFAVVAFSRSQLDDEAFRRHVKEGLQKFARTQPLDEAAWQRFAPRLEGISGGYDDPASFARLRERLEKVSQREGTQGNQLYYLATPASTFPQILHGLADAGLLSREERPDQKPWRRIVIEKPFGHDLESAKELNRELASVLDEKQIFRIDHYLGKETVQNILVFRFANAIFEPLWNRNHIDHVEITAAESIGVEGRAGFYDETGVIRDMVQNHLLQVLALCAMEPPVSFAAEDIRDEKNKVFRALRPVEGREVSRSVVVGQYEGYLQEKGVKPDSRTPTYVAMKLSVDSWRWEGVPFYLRAGKKLKKRMTEVSIHFKSVPIGLFAGEGATCQRLQPNVLTLRIQPQEGIALSFESKVPGEDVNIAGVTMDFNYAESFQKPVPEAYERLLLDCMRGNATLFARKDSVEQAWAYVTPILQALDSGEGGTVHTYAAGTTGPQAAAALLARDGRRWTQL from the coding sequence ATGGACGCGCAGGGCCTGCACATCGAAACGCATCCTCGAGAGGGAGACCCGCTGCTGCGCGCCGCGCGCCCGGACCCGTGCACGGTGGTGCTCTTCGGCGCGACGGGGGACCTGGCACAGCGCAAGCTGTTCCCCGCCCTCTTCGAACTGGCACGCGCCAACCTCCTGCCGGACCACTTCGCCGTCGTCGCCTTCAGCCGCTCGCAGCTCGACGACGAGGCCTTCCGCCGCCACGTGAAGGAAGGCCTCCAGAAGTTCGCGCGCACCCAGCCGCTCGACGAGGCCGCATGGCAGCGCTTCGCGCCGCGCCTCGAAGGCATCTCCGGCGGCTACGACGACCCCGCCTCCTTCGCCCGCCTGCGCGAGCGGCTGGAGAAGGTCTCCCAGCGCGAGGGCACCCAGGGCAACCAGCTCTACTACCTGGCCACGCCCGCCTCCACCTTCCCCCAGATTCTCCACGGCCTGGCCGACGCGGGGCTGCTCTCGCGCGAGGAGCGCCCGGACCAGAAGCCCTGGCGGCGCATCGTCATCGAGAAGCCCTTCGGTCATGACCTGGAGAGCGCCAAGGAGCTCAACCGCGAGCTCGCCTCCGTCCTCGACGAGAAGCAGATCTTCCGCATCGACCACTACCTGGGCAAGGAGACCGTCCAGAACATCCTGGTCTTCCGCTTCGCCAACGCCATCTTCGAGCCGCTGTGGAATCGCAACCACATCGACCATGTGGAAATCACCGCGGCGGAGTCCATCGGCGTGGAGGGCCGCGCGGGCTTCTACGACGAGACGGGCGTCATCCGGGACATGGTGCAGAACCACCTGCTCCAGGTGCTGGCCCTGTGCGCCATGGAGCCCCCCGTGTCCTTCGCCGCGGAGGACATCCGCGACGAGAAGAACAAGGTGTTCCGCGCGCTGCGCCCCGTCGAGGGACGCGAGGTGTCCCGGTCCGTCGTCGTGGGCCAGTACGAGGGCTACCTCCAGGAGAAGGGCGTGAAGCCCGACTCGCGCACGCCCACCTATGTCGCCATGAAGCTCAGCGTGGACTCGTGGCGATGGGAAGGCGTGCCCTTCTATCTGCGCGCGGGCAAGAAGCTGAAGAAGCGCATGACGGAGGTGTCCATCCACTTCAAGTCCGTGCCCATCGGCCTGTTCGCCGGCGAGGGCGCCACGTGTCAGCGGCTCCAGCCCAACGTGCTCACGCTGCGCATCCAGCCGCAGGAGGGCATCGCCCTCTCCTTCGAGTCCAAGGTCCCCGGTGAGGACGTCAACATCGCGGGCGTCACCATGGACTTCAACTACGCGGAGAGCTTCCAGAAGCCCGTGCCGGAAGCGTACGAGCGGCTGCTCCTGGACTGCATGCGCGGCAATGCCACCCTCTTCGCGCGCAAGGACAGCGTGGA